A single Vulpes lagopus strain Blue_001 chromosome 3, ASM1834538v1, whole genome shotgun sequence DNA region contains:
- the ZSWIM8 gene encoding zinc finger SWIM domain-containing protein 8 isoform X2 — protein MELMFAEWEDGERFSFEDSDRFEEDSLCSFISEAESLCQNWRGWRKQSAGPNSPTGGGGGGGSGGTRMRDGLVIPLVELSAKQVAFHIPFEVVEKVYPPVPEQLQLRIAFWSFPENEEDIRLYSCLANGSADEFQRGDQLFRMRAVKDPLQIGFHLSATVVPPQMVPPKGAYNVAVMFDRCRVTSCSCTCGAGAKWCTHVVALCLFRIHNASAVCLRAPVSESLSRLQRDQLQKFAQYLISELPQQILPTAQRLLDELLSSQSTAINTVCGAPDPTAGPSASDQSTWYLDESTLTDNIKKTLHKFCGPSPVVFSDVNSMYLSSTEPPAAAEWACLLRPLRGREPEGVWNLLSIVREMFKRRDSNAAPLLEILTDQCLTYEQITGWWYSVRTSASHSSASGHTGRSNGQSEVAAHACASMCDEMVTLWRLAVLDPALSPQRRRELCAQLRQWQLKVIENVKRGQHKKTLERLFPGFRPAVEACYFNWEEAYPLPGVTYSGTDRKLALCWARALPPRPGASRPGGLEESRERPRALPSEPAVRPKEPGAKRKGLGEGVPSSQRGPRRLSAEGGDKALHKMGPGGGKAKALGGAGSGGKGSSGGGSKRRLSSEDSSLEPDLAEMSLDDSSLALGAEASTFGGFPESPPPCPPAGGSRGPPTFLPEPPDTYEEDGGVYFSEGPEPPTASAGPRGLLPGEVCTRDDLPSTDESGNGLPKTKEAATAVGEEDDDYQAYYLNAQDGAGGEEEKAEGGAGEEHDLFAGLKPLEQESRMEVLFACAEALHAHGYSSEASRLTVELAQDLLANPPDLKVEPPPAKGKKNKVSTSRQTWVATNTLTKAAFLLTVLSERPEHHNLAFRVGMFALELQRPPASTKALEVKLAYQESEVAALLKKIPLGPSEMSTMRCRAEELREGTLCDYRPVLPLMLASFIFDVLCAPVVSPTGSRPPSRNWNNEMPGDEELGFEAAVAALGMKTTVSEAEHPLLCEGTRREKGDLALALMITYKDDQAKLKKILDKLLDRESQTHKPQTLSSFYSSSRPATASQRSPSKHGGPSAPGALQPLTSGSAGPAQPGSVAGAGPGPTEGFTEKNVPESSPHSPCEGLPSEAALTPRPEGKVPSRLALGSRGGYNGRGWGSPGRPKKKHTGMASIDSSAPETTSDSSPTLSRRPLRGGWAPTSWGRGQDSDSISSSSSDSLGSSSSSGSRRASASGGARAKTVEVGRYKGRRPESHAPHVPNQPSEAAAHFYFELAKTVLIKAGGNSSTSIFTHPSSSGGHQGPHRNLHLCAFEIGLYALGLHNFVSPNWLSRTYSSHVSWITGQAMEIGSAALTILVECWDGHLTPPEVASLADRASRARDSNMVRAAAELALSCLPHAHALNPNEIQRALVQCKEQDNLMLEKACMAVEEAAKGGGVYPEVLFEVAHQWFWLYEQTAGGSSAAREGATSCSASGIRAAGEAGRGLPEGRGGPGTEPVTVAAAAVTAAATVVPVISVGSSLYPGPGLGHGHSPGLHPYTALQPHLPCSPQYLTHPAHPAHPMPHMPRPAVFPVPSSAYPQGVHPAFLGAQYPYSVTPPSLAATAVSFPVPSMAPITVHPYHTEPGLPLPTSVALSSVHPASTFPAIQGASLPALTTQPSPLVSGGFPPPEEETHSQPVNPHSLHHLHAAYRVGMLALEMLGRRAHNDHPNNFSRSPPYTDDVKWLLGLAAKLGVNYVHQFCVGAAKGVLSPFVLQEIVMETLQRLSPAHAHNHLRAPAFHQLVQRCQQAYMQYIHHRLIHLTPADYDDFVNAIRSARSAFCLTPMGMMQFNDILQNLKRSKQTKELWQRVSLEMTTFSP, from the exons ATGGAGCTGATGTTCGCGGAATGGGAGGACGGAGAGCGCTTTTCATTCGAAGATTCGGACCGCTTTGAGGAGGATTCGCTCTGTTCCTTCATCTCCGAGGCCGAGAGCCTCTGCCAGAACTGGCGGGGATGGCGCAAACAGTCCGCGGGGCCCAATTCCCCCActggcggcggtggcggcggtggcAGCGGCGGTACCAGAATGCGAG ATGGACTGGTGATCCCATTGGTGGAGCTATCAGCAAAGCAGGTGGCATTTCATATCCCATTTGAAGTGGTGGAGAAAGTTTATCCCCCAGTGCCTGAACAGCTACAGCTCCGAATTGCTTTTTGGAGCTTCCCTGAGAATGAAGAGGATATCCG GCTGTATTCCTGCCTGGCCAATGGCAGTGCGGACGAGTTCCAGCGAGGCGATCAGCTGTTCCGCATGAGGGCTGTGAAAGACCCACTGCAGATAG GGTTCCACCTGAGTGCTACAGTGGTGCCACCTCAGATGGTCCCCCCCAAAGGGGCCTACAACGTGGCTGTGATGTTTGACCGCTGCCGGGTCACTTCCTGCAGCTGCACCTGTGGGGCTGGGGCCAAATGGTGCACTCACGTCGTGGCACTCTGTCTCTTCCGCATCCACAAC GCTTCTGCAGTCTGCCTGCGTGCCCCAGTCTCAGAGTCCCTGTCTCGGCTGCAGAGGGACCAGCTGCAGAAGTTTGCCCAGTACCTCATCAGTGAACTCCCTCAGCAG ATCCTCCCCACAGCCCAGCGTCTTCTGGATGAACTCCTCTCTTCGCAGTCCACGGCCATCAACACTGTGTGTGGAGCCCCCG ACCCCACAGCAGGGCCCTCCGCCTCTGACCAGAGTACTTGGTATTTGGATGAATCCACACTCACTGACAACATCAAGAAGACATTGCACAAGTTCTGTGGACCCTCGCCTGTGGTCTTCAG TGACGTGAACTCCATGTATCTGTCTTCCACGGAACCTCCGGCTGCTGCCGAGTGGGCCTGTCTGCTGCGCCCTCTGAGGGGCCGCGAGCCAGAGGGGGTCTGGAACCTACTTAGCATCGTGCGGGAGATGTTCAAACGGAGGGACAGCAATGCTGCTCCCTTGTTGGAGATCCTCACTGACCAGTGCCTCACCTATGAACAG ATAACGGGTTGGTGGTACAGCGTGCGCACCTCAGCCTCACACAGCAGCGCCAGTGGGCACACGGGCCGCAGCAATGGGCAGTCGGAGGTGGCCGCCCATGCGTGTGCCAGCATGTGTGACGAGATGGTCACCCTGTGGAGGCTAGCCGTTCTGGACCCTGCACTCAGTCCCCAGCG TCGCCGGGAACTGTGTGCACAGCTACGCCAGTGGCAGCTGAAGGTGATTGAGAATGTGAAGCGGGGACAGCACAAAAAGACCCTGGAGCGGCTCTTCCCTGGCTTCCGGCCAGCAGTGGAGGCCTGCTACTTCAACTGGGAAGAGGCCTACCCACTTCCTGGTGTCACCTATAGCGGCACTGACCGGAAGTTGGCACTGTGCTGGGCCCGGGCCCTGCCGCCTCGGCCAGGTGCCTCCCGCCCTGGGGGCCTGGAGGAATCCCGGGAGCGGCCCCGAGCTCTCCCTTCTGAGCCGGCTGTGCGGCCCAAGGAGCCGGGGGCCAAGCGCAAGGGATTGGGTGAGGGGGTCCCCTCGTCGCAGCGGGGTCCCCGCCGCCTTTCTGCGGAGGGGGGAGATAAGGCCCTGCATAAGATGGGCCCAGGTGGGGGCAAAGCCAAGGCACTGGGTGGGGCTGGCAGTGGGGGCAAGGGGTCATCAGGCGGCGGCAGCAAGCGACGGCTGAGCAGTGAAGACAGCTCCCTGGAGCCAGATCTGGCCGAGATGAGCCTGGATGACAGCAGCCTGGCCCTGGGTGCAGAGGCCAGCACCTTTGGTGGATTCCCTGAGAGCCCGCCACCCTGCCCTCCTGCTGGTGGCTCCCGAGGtccacccaccttccttcctgAGCCCCCAGATACTTACGAAGAAGATGGTGGTGTGTACTTCTCGGAAGGGCCTGAGCCGCCCACAGCCTCTGCTGGCCCCCGTGGCCTGTTGCCTGGGGAGGTCTGTACCCGGGATGACCTCCCTTCCACAGATGAGAGTGGCAATGGGCTCCCCAAAACCAAAGAGGCAGCCACTGCAGTCGGAGAGGAGGATGATGACTACCAGGCATATTATCTGAATGCccaggatggggctgggggcGAGGAAGAGAAGGCcgagggcggggccggggaggagcACGACCTGTTTGCCGGGCTGAAGCCACTGGAACAGGAGAGCCGCATGGAG GTGTTGTTTGCCTGTGCTGAGGCCCTGCATGCGCATGGCTACAGCAGTGAGGCCTCCCGCCTCACCGTGGAGCTTGCCCAGGACCTGCTAGCCAACCCACCCGACCTCAAGGTAGAGCCGCCCCCTGCCAAG GGCAAGAAGAACAAGGTATCTACGAGCCGTCAGACCTGGGTGGCCACCAACACCCTGACCAAGGCAGCCTTCCTATTAACAGTGCTAAGTGAACGTCCAGAGCACCACAACCTGGCCTTCCGAGTTGGCATGTTTGCCTTGGAGCTACAGCGGCCCCCAGCTTCTACCAAGGCTTTGGAG GTGAAGCTGGCATACCAGGAGTCTGAGGTGGCTGCCCTGCTCAAGAAGATTCCTCTGGGTCCAAGTGAGATGAGTACCATGCGGTGCCGGGCAGAGGAGCTTCGGGAGGGGACGCTCTGTGACTATCGGCCTGTTTTGCCTCTCATGTTGGCCAGTTTCATCTTTGACGTTCTCTGTGCTCCAG TGGTTTCTCCCACGGGTTCCCGGCCTCCAAGTCGTAACTGGAACAACGAGATGCCTGGGGAtgaggagctgggatttgaagcaGCAGTTGCTGCCTTAG GTATGAAAACAACAGTGAGTGAGGCAGAGCATCCCCTCCTGTGTGAAGGCACACGTCGGGAGAAGGGTGACCTGGCACTGGCTCTAATGATCACTTACAAGGATGACCAAGCCAAGCTTAAAAAG ATCTTAGACAAACTCTTGGACCGAGAGAGCCAGACGCATAAGCCCCAAACACTGAGTTCGTTCTACTCATCCAGCCGCCCAGCCACAGCCAGCCAGAGGTCTCCTTCAAAGCATGGGGGCCCATCTGCCCCAGGGGCCCTGCAACCACTGACCTCGGGCTCTGCAGGGCCTGCTCAGCCAGGGAGTgtggcaggggctgggccaggccccacTGAGGGCTTCACAGAGAAGAATGTGCCTG AAAGTTCCCCACATTCTCCCTGTGAGGGTCTCCCATCTGAGGCAGCCTTGACCCCAAGGCCAGAAGGGAAGGTTCCCAGCCGCCTGGCACTCGGCAGTCGTGGAGGCTACAATGGACGGGGCTGGGGCTCCCCAGGGCGGCCTAAGAAGAAACACACAG GCATGGCCAGCATTGACAGCAGTGCCCCTGAAACGACGTCGGACAGCTCCCCCACCTTAAGCCGGAGGCCACTTCGAGGGGGCTGGGCCCCCACCTCCTGGGGCCGAGGACAGGACAGTGACAGCATTAGCAGTTCTTCCTCGGACTCCCTGGGCTCCTCGTCCTCCAGTGGAAGTCGCCGGGCCAGTGCCAGTGGAGGGGCCCGGGCAAAGACCGTTGAGGTTGGCAG GTACAAGGGCCGCCGTCCCGAGAGTCATGCCCCCCATGTACCCAATCAGCCATCAGAGGCAGCTGCACACTTCTACTTCGAGTTGGCGAAGACGGTGCTGATCAAGGCAGGGGGCAACAGCAGCACTTCAATTTTCACACATCCATCTTCCTCAGGGGGCCACCAGGGTCCTCACCGCAACCTGCACCTTTGCGCCTTCGAGATTGGGCTTTATGCCCTTGGCCTGCACAACTTTGTTTCTCCCAACTGGCTCTCACGTACTTATTCTTCCCACGTTTCCTGGATTACAG GTCAGGCAATGGAGATTGGCAGTGCAGCTCTGACTATACTGGTAGAGTGCTGGGATGGACACCTGACACCCCCTGAGGTTGCATCCCTGGCTGACAGGGCATCACGGGCACGAGACTCCAATATGGTGAGGGCAGCGGCGGAGCTAGCCCTCAGCTGCTTGCCTCATGCCCATGCATTGAACCCTAATGAGATCCAGCGGGCCCTGGTGCAGTGCAAGGAGCAG GATAACCTGATGTTGGAGAAGGCCTGCATGGCAGTGGAAGAGGCAGCAAAGGGTGGGGGTGTATACCCCGAAGTGTTGTTTGAGGTTGCTCACCAGTGGTTCTGGCTATATGAGCAAACAGCAGGTGGCTCATCCGCAGCCCGTGAAGGGGCTACAAGCTGTAGTGCCAGTGGGATCAGGGCAGCTGGGGAGGCTGGGCGGGGGCTGCCTGAGGGCAGGGGGGGCCCAGGGACTGAGCCGGTtacagtggcagcagcagcagtgacagCAGCAGCCACAGTGGTGCCAGTCATCTCAGTGGGGTCCAGTCTATATCCAGGTCCAGGACTGGGGCATGGTCATTCCCCTGGCCTGCACCCCTACACTGCTCTACAGCCCCACCTGCCCTGCAGCCCTCAATACCTCACCCACCCAGCACACCCTGCCCACCCAATGCCTCATATGCCCCGGCCTGCCGTTTTCCCTGTGCCCAGCTCTGCATACCCACAG GGTGTGCATCCTGCCTTCTTGGGGGCTCAGTACCCTTACTCAGTGACTCCCCCCTCACTTGCTGCCACTGCTGTGTCTTTCCCCGTCCCTTCCATGGCACCCATCACAGTACATCCCTACCACACAGAGCCAGGGCTCCCACTGCCCACCAGTGTGGCCT TGAGCAGTGTCCATCCAGCATCCACGTTTCCAGCCATCCAGGGTGCCTCCTTGCCTGCCCTGACTACACAGCCCAGCCCTCTGGTGAGCGGGGGGTTTCCACCACCCGAGGAGGAGACACACAGTCAGCCCGTCAACCCACACAGCCTGCACCACCTGCACGCTGCCTACCGTGTTG GAATGCTGGCACTGGAGATGCTGGGTCGCAGAGCACACAATGATCACCCCAACAACTTCTCCCGCTCCCCCCCCTACACTGATGATGTCAAATGGTTGCTGGGGCTGGCAGCAAAGCTGG gagtGAACTACGTGCACCAGTTCTGTGTGGGGGCAGCCAAGGGGGTGCTGAGCCCGTTTGTGCTGCAGGAGATCGTCATGGAGACGCTGCAGCGGCTGAGCCCTGCTCATGCCCACAACCACCTGCGTGCCCCGGCCTTCCACCAACTGGTGCAGCGCTGCCAGCAGGCATACATGCAG TACATCCACCACCGCTTGATTCACCTGACCCCTGCCGACTACGACGACTTTGTGAACGCGATCCGCAGTGCCCGCAGCGCCTTCTGCCTGACACCCATGGGCATGATGCAGTTCAACGACATCCTGCAGAACCTCAAGCGCAGCAAACAGACCAAGGAGCTGTGGCAGCGGGTCTCCCTCGAGATGACCACCTTCTCCCCATGA
- the ZSWIM8 gene encoding zinc finger SWIM domain-containing protein 8 isoform X3, producing the protein MVHSRRGTLSLPHPQREALPIYPGPILRSIPPFSAACLATILFYFSPCPLQASAVCLRAPVSESLSRLQRDQLQKFAQYLISELPQQILPTAQRLLDELLSSQSTAINTVCGAPDPTAGPSASDQSTWYLDESTLTDNIKKTLHKFCGPSPVVFSDVNSMYLSSTEPPAAAEWACLLRPLRGREPEGVWNLLSIVREMFKRRDSNAAPLLEILTDQCLTYEQITGWWYSVRTSASHSSASGHTGRSNGQSEVAAHACASMCDEMVTLWRLAVLDPALSPQRRRELCAQLRQWQLKVIENVKRGQHKKTLERLFPGFRPAVEACYFNWEEAYPLPGVTYSGTDRKLALCWARALPPRPGASRPGGLEESRERPRALPSEPAVRPKEPGAKRKGLGEGVPSSQRGPRRLSAEGGDKALHKMGPGGGKAKALGGAGSGGKGSSGGGSKRRLSSEDSSLEPDLAEMSLDDSSLALGAEASTFGGFPESPPPCPPAGGSRGPPTFLPEPPDTYEEDGGVYFSEGPEPPTASAGPRGLLPGEVCTRDDLPSTDESGNGLPKTKEAATAVGEEDDDYQAYYLNAQDGAGGEEEKAEGGAGEEHDLFAGLKPLEQESRMEVLFACAEALHAHGYSSEASRLTVELAQDLLANPPDLKVEPPPAKGKKNKVSTSRQTWVATNTLTKAAFLLTVLSERPEHHNLAFRVGMFALELQRPPASTKALEVKLAYQESEVAALLKKIPLGPSEMSTMRCRAEELREGTLCDYRPVLPLMLASFIFDVLCAPVVSPTGSRPPSRNWNNEMPGDEELGFEAAVAALGMKTTVSEAEHPLLCEGTRREKGDLALALMITYKDDQAKLKKILDKLLDRESQTHKPQTLSSFYSSSRPATASQRSPSKHGGPSAPGALQPLTSGSAGPAQPGSVAGAGPGPTEGFTEKNVPESSPHSPCEGLPSEAALTPRPEGKVPSRLALGSRGGYNGRGWGSPGRPKKKHTGMASIDSSAPETTSDSSPTLSRRPLRGGWAPTSWGRGQDSDSISSSSSDSLGSSSSSGSRRASASGGARAKTVEVGRYKGRRPESHAPHVPNQPSEAAAHFYFELAKTVLIKAGGNSSTSIFTHPSSSGGHQGPHRNLHLCAFEIGLYALGLHNFVSPNWLSRTYSSHVSWITGQAMEIGSAALTILVECWDGHLTPPEVASLADRASRARDSNMVRAAAELALSCLPHAHALNPNEIQRALVQCKEQDNLMLEKACMAVEEAAKGGGVYPEVLFEVAHQWFWLYEQTAGGSSAAREGATSCSASGIRAAGEAGRGLPEGRGGPGTEPVTVAAAAVTAAATVVPVISVGSSLYPGPGLGHGHSPGLHPYTALQPHLPCSPQYLTHPAHPAHPMPHMPRPAVFPVPSSAYPQGVHPAFLGAQYPYSVTPPSLAATAVSFPVPSMAPITVHPYHTEPGLPLPTSVACELWGQGTVSSVHPASTFPAIQGASLPALTTQPSPLVSGGFPPPEEETHSQPVNPHSLHHLHAAYRVGMLALEMLGRRAHNDHPNNFSRSPPYTDDVKWLLGLAAKLGVNYVHQFCVGAAKGVLSPFVLQEIVMETLQRLSPAHAHNHLRAPAFHQLVQRCQQAYMQYIHHRLIHLTPADYDDFVNAIRSARSAFCLTPMGMMQFNDILQNLKRSKQTKELWQRVSLEMTTFSP; encoded by the exons ATGGTGCACTCACGTCGTGGCACTCTGTCTCTTCCGCATCCACAACGTGAGGCCCTCCCAATTTATCCCGGCCCTATCCTACGCTCCATCCCCCCCTTCTCTGCTGCATGCCTGGCCACAAT CTTGTTCTATTTCTCTCCGTGTCCCCTTCAGGCTTCTGCAGTCTGCCTGCGTGCCCCAGTCTCAGAGTCCCTGTCTCGGCTGCAGAGGGACCAGCTGCAGAAGTTTGCCCAGTACCTCATCAGTGAACTCCCTCAGCAG ATCCTCCCCACAGCCCAGCGTCTTCTGGATGAACTCCTCTCTTCGCAGTCCACGGCCATCAACACTGTGTGTGGAGCCCCCG ACCCCACAGCAGGGCCCTCCGCCTCTGACCAGAGTACTTGGTATTTGGATGAATCCACACTCACTGACAACATCAAGAAGACATTGCACAAGTTCTGTGGACCCTCGCCTGTGGTCTTCAG TGACGTGAACTCCATGTATCTGTCTTCCACGGAACCTCCGGCTGCTGCCGAGTGGGCCTGTCTGCTGCGCCCTCTGAGGGGCCGCGAGCCAGAGGGGGTCTGGAACCTACTTAGCATCGTGCGGGAGATGTTCAAACGGAGGGACAGCAATGCTGCTCCCTTGTTGGAGATCCTCACTGACCAGTGCCTCACCTATGAACAG ATAACGGGTTGGTGGTACAGCGTGCGCACCTCAGCCTCACACAGCAGCGCCAGTGGGCACACGGGCCGCAGCAATGGGCAGTCGGAGGTGGCCGCCCATGCGTGTGCCAGCATGTGTGACGAGATGGTCACCCTGTGGAGGCTAGCCGTTCTGGACCCTGCACTCAGTCCCCAGCG TCGCCGGGAACTGTGTGCACAGCTACGCCAGTGGCAGCTGAAGGTGATTGAGAATGTGAAGCGGGGACAGCACAAAAAGACCCTGGAGCGGCTCTTCCCTGGCTTCCGGCCAGCAGTGGAGGCCTGCTACTTCAACTGGGAAGAGGCCTACCCACTTCCTGGTGTCACCTATAGCGGCACTGACCGGAAGTTGGCACTGTGCTGGGCCCGGGCCCTGCCGCCTCGGCCAGGTGCCTCCCGCCCTGGGGGCCTGGAGGAATCCCGGGAGCGGCCCCGAGCTCTCCCTTCTGAGCCGGCTGTGCGGCCCAAGGAGCCGGGGGCCAAGCGCAAGGGATTGGGTGAGGGGGTCCCCTCGTCGCAGCGGGGTCCCCGCCGCCTTTCTGCGGAGGGGGGAGATAAGGCCCTGCATAAGATGGGCCCAGGTGGGGGCAAAGCCAAGGCACTGGGTGGGGCTGGCAGTGGGGGCAAGGGGTCATCAGGCGGCGGCAGCAAGCGACGGCTGAGCAGTGAAGACAGCTCCCTGGAGCCAGATCTGGCCGAGATGAGCCTGGATGACAGCAGCCTGGCCCTGGGTGCAGAGGCCAGCACCTTTGGTGGATTCCCTGAGAGCCCGCCACCCTGCCCTCCTGCTGGTGGCTCCCGAGGtccacccaccttccttcctgAGCCCCCAGATACTTACGAAGAAGATGGTGGTGTGTACTTCTCGGAAGGGCCTGAGCCGCCCACAGCCTCTGCTGGCCCCCGTGGCCTGTTGCCTGGGGAGGTCTGTACCCGGGATGACCTCCCTTCCACAGATGAGAGTGGCAATGGGCTCCCCAAAACCAAAGAGGCAGCCACTGCAGTCGGAGAGGAGGATGATGACTACCAGGCATATTATCTGAATGCccaggatggggctgggggcGAGGAAGAGAAGGCcgagggcggggccggggaggagcACGACCTGTTTGCCGGGCTGAAGCCACTGGAACAGGAGAGCCGCATGGAG GTGTTGTTTGCCTGTGCTGAGGCCCTGCATGCGCATGGCTACAGCAGTGAGGCCTCCCGCCTCACCGTGGAGCTTGCCCAGGACCTGCTAGCCAACCCACCCGACCTCAAGGTAGAGCCGCCCCCTGCCAAG GGCAAGAAGAACAAGGTATCTACGAGCCGTCAGACCTGGGTGGCCACCAACACCCTGACCAAGGCAGCCTTCCTATTAACAGTGCTAAGTGAACGTCCAGAGCACCACAACCTGGCCTTCCGAGTTGGCATGTTTGCCTTGGAGCTACAGCGGCCCCCAGCTTCTACCAAGGCTTTGGAG GTGAAGCTGGCATACCAGGAGTCTGAGGTGGCTGCCCTGCTCAAGAAGATTCCTCTGGGTCCAAGTGAGATGAGTACCATGCGGTGCCGGGCAGAGGAGCTTCGGGAGGGGACGCTCTGTGACTATCGGCCTGTTTTGCCTCTCATGTTGGCCAGTTTCATCTTTGACGTTCTCTGTGCTCCAG TGGTTTCTCCCACGGGTTCCCGGCCTCCAAGTCGTAACTGGAACAACGAGATGCCTGGGGAtgaggagctgggatttgaagcaGCAGTTGCTGCCTTAG GTATGAAAACAACAGTGAGTGAGGCAGAGCATCCCCTCCTGTGTGAAGGCACACGTCGGGAGAAGGGTGACCTGGCACTGGCTCTAATGATCACTTACAAGGATGACCAAGCCAAGCTTAAAAAG ATCTTAGACAAACTCTTGGACCGAGAGAGCCAGACGCATAAGCCCCAAACACTGAGTTCGTTCTACTCATCCAGCCGCCCAGCCACAGCCAGCCAGAGGTCTCCTTCAAAGCATGGGGGCCCATCTGCCCCAGGGGCCCTGCAACCACTGACCTCGGGCTCTGCAGGGCCTGCTCAGCCAGGGAGTgtggcaggggctgggccaggccccacTGAGGGCTTCACAGAGAAGAATGTGCCTG AAAGTTCCCCACATTCTCCCTGTGAGGGTCTCCCATCTGAGGCAGCCTTGACCCCAAGGCCAGAAGGGAAGGTTCCCAGCCGCCTGGCACTCGGCAGTCGTGGAGGCTACAATGGACGGGGCTGGGGCTCCCCAGGGCGGCCTAAGAAGAAACACACAG GCATGGCCAGCATTGACAGCAGTGCCCCTGAAACGACGTCGGACAGCTCCCCCACCTTAAGCCGGAGGCCACTTCGAGGGGGCTGGGCCCCCACCTCCTGGGGCCGAGGACAGGACAGTGACAGCATTAGCAGTTCTTCCTCGGACTCCCTGGGCTCCTCGTCCTCCAGTGGAAGTCGCCGGGCCAGTGCCAGTGGAGGGGCCCGGGCAAAGACCGTTGAGGTTGGCAG GTACAAGGGCCGCCGTCCCGAGAGTCATGCCCCCCATGTACCCAATCAGCCATCAGAGGCAGCTGCACACTTCTACTTCGAGTTGGCGAAGACGGTGCTGATCAAGGCAGGGGGCAACAGCAGCACTTCAATTTTCACACATCCATCTTCCTCAGGGGGCCACCAGGGTCCTCACCGCAACCTGCACCTTTGCGCCTTCGAGATTGGGCTTTATGCCCTTGGCCTGCACAACTTTGTTTCTCCCAACTGGCTCTCACGTACTTATTCTTCCCACGTTTCCTGGATTACAG GTCAGGCAATGGAGATTGGCAGTGCAGCTCTGACTATACTGGTAGAGTGCTGGGATGGACACCTGACACCCCCTGAGGTTGCATCCCTGGCTGACAGGGCATCACGGGCACGAGACTCCAATATGGTGAGGGCAGCGGCGGAGCTAGCCCTCAGCTGCTTGCCTCATGCCCATGCATTGAACCCTAATGAGATCCAGCGGGCCCTGGTGCAGTGCAAGGAGCAG GATAACCTGATGTTGGAGAAGGCCTGCATGGCAGTGGAAGAGGCAGCAAAGGGTGGGGGTGTATACCCCGAAGTGTTGTTTGAGGTTGCTCACCAGTGGTTCTGGCTATATGAGCAAACAGCAGGTGGCTCATCCGCAGCCCGTGAAGGGGCTACAAGCTGTAGTGCCAGTGGGATCAGGGCAGCTGGGGAGGCTGGGCGGGGGCTGCCTGAGGGCAGGGGGGGCCCAGGGACTGAGCCGGTtacagtggcagcagcagcagtgacagCAGCAGCCACAGTGGTGCCAGTCATCTCAGTGGGGTCCAGTCTATATCCAGGTCCAGGACTGGGGCATGGTCATTCCCCTGGCCTGCACCCCTACACTGCTCTACAGCCCCACCTGCCCTGCAGCCCTCAATACCTCACCCACCCAGCACACCCTGCCCACCCAATGCCTCATATGCCCCGGCCTGCCGTTTTCCCTGTGCCCAGCTCTGCATACCCACAG GGTGTGCATCCTGCCTTCTTGGGGGCTCAGTACCCTTACTCAGTGACTCCCCCCTCACTTGCTGCCACTGCTGTGTCTTTCCCCGTCCCTTCCATGGCACCCATCACAGTACATCCCTACCACACAGAGCCAGGGCTCCCACTGCCCACCAGTGTGGCCTGTGAGTTGTGGGGACAGGGAACAG TGAGCAGTGTCCATCCAGCATCCACGTTTCCAGCCATCCAGGGTGCCTCCTTGCCTGCCCTGACTACACAGCCCAGCCCTCTGGTGAGCGGGGGGTTTCCACCACCCGAGGAGGAGACACACAGTCAGCCCGTCAACCCACACAGCCTGCACCACCTGCACGCTGCCTACCGTGTTG GAATGCTGGCACTGGAGATGCTGGGTCGCAGAGCACACAATGATCACCCCAACAACTTCTCCCGCTCCCCCCCCTACACTGATGATGTCAAATGGTTGCTGGGGCTGGCAGCAAAGCTGG gagtGAACTACGTGCACCAGTTCTGTGTGGGGGCAGCCAAGGGGGTGCTGAGCCCGTTTGTGCTGCAGGAGATCGTCATGGAGACGCTGCAGCGGCTGAGCCCTGCTCATGCCCACAACCACCTGCGTGCCCCGGCCTTCCACCAACTGGTGCAGCGCTGCCAGCAGGCATACATGCAG TACATCCACCACCGCTTGATTCACCTGACCCCTGCCGACTACGACGACTTTGTGAACGCGATCCGCAGTGCCCGCAGCGCCTTCTGCCTGACACCCATGGGCATGATGCAGTTCAACGACATCCTGCAGAACCTCAAGCGCAGCAAACAGACCAAGGAGCTGTGGCAGCGGGTCTCCCTCGAGATGACCACCTTCTCCCCATGA